A window of the Deinococcus gobiensis I-0 genome harbors these coding sequences:
- a CDS encoding TrmH family RNA methyltransferase, translating into MNRSPEAITSLQNPQVKRLVRLRGRREREGEGVMLVEGARELSRAVAAGVRPHELYLCPELFSPEAQELVPGLETALGGGRATLLSRLAFEKVSGRENPDGVLGVAPLPVPALPDLGRRALVVVLHGLEKPGNVGAILRTADAAGADAAVVLGRGADPYGPNVIRASQGSVFAVPTLALGEEEALAWLAEQGFRTVACTPDARQDYWDAPLTGRVALLLGTEHAGLPPEWRRAHEAVRVPMHGQADSLNVATAAALVLYECVRQSRA; encoded by the coding sequence GTGAACCGCTCGCCCGAGGCCATCACTTCGCTGCAAAACCCCCAGGTCAAGCGCCTGGTCCGCCTGCGGGGCCGCCGCGAGCGCGAAGGAGAGGGCGTGATGCTCGTCGAGGGCGCACGTGAGCTGTCGCGCGCCGTCGCCGCCGGGGTGCGCCCGCACGAGCTGTACCTGTGCCCCGAGCTGTTCAGCCCCGAGGCGCAGGAACTGGTACCGGGTCTGGAGACCGCGCTGGGGGGCGGGCGGGCCACACTGCTGTCACGCCTGGCCTTCGAGAAGGTCAGTGGGCGCGAGAACCCCGACGGCGTGCTGGGGGTCGCGCCGCTGCCCGTTCCCGCGCTGCCCGACCTGGGCCGGCGGGCACTGGTGGTCGTGCTGCACGGCCTGGAGAAACCCGGCAACGTCGGGGCCATCCTGCGTACCGCCGACGCGGCCGGGGCCGACGCCGCCGTGGTGCTGGGGCGCGGGGCCGATCCCTACGGCCCCAACGTGATCCGGGCCAGCCAGGGCAGCGTCTTCGCGGTGCCCACCCTGGCCCTGGGCGAGGAGGAGGCGCTGGCCTGGCTGGCCGAGCAGGGGTTCCGGACGGTGGCCTGTACCCCCGACGCCCGGCAGGACTACTGGGACGCCCCGCTGACCGGTCGCGTGGCGCTGCTGCTGGGGACCGAGCACGCCGGGCTCCCCCCGGAGTGGCGGCGCGCGCACGAGGCGGTGCGGGTGCCGATGCACGGGCAGGCCGACTCGCTGAACGTGGCGACGGCGGCGGCCCTGGTGCTGTACGAGTGCGTGCGGCAGTCGCGGGCGTAG
- a CDS encoding NAD(P)/FAD-dependent oxidoreductase has protein sequence MTGQDFGEDLYDAVILGAGPAGLNAAVVLGGARRRVLLLDGGPPRNARATAAHGVFTRDCTPPGDLKRLGLEDLEPYDVTVRATPAREIRCEGDLFAVRCDQAWVRARRLLFATGVRDVLPRIPGLRERWGRLVHHCPYCDGWPNREARLAVLGSHQEGHHLALSVRAWSDHVTLLTDGPDELTDKQRRDLDRVGIPVVTTSIRRMSGQDTLRVHLQDGRTLEHDALFLNPTQVQGSRLPALIGCELNEKSRVLVNENGMTSVRGVWAAGDMTGAQQYVVNAAATGMLAAVSLNTTLIHENVRRAGAAFHKSPDEAGGVGEA, from the coding sequence ATGACCGGGCAGGACTTCGGCGAGGACCTCTACGACGCGGTGATTCTGGGCGCGGGGCCGGCGGGCCTGAACGCGGCGGTGGTCCTGGGCGGCGCGCGGCGGCGGGTGCTTCTGCTCGACGGTGGGCCGCCGCGCAACGCCCGCGCGACGGCGGCACACGGGGTCTTTACCCGTGACTGCACGCCGCCCGGCGACCTCAAGCGCCTGGGCCTGGAAGACCTGGAACCCTACGACGTGACCGTGCGCGCGACCCCCGCCCGCGAGATCCGCTGCGAGGGCGACCTGTTCGCGGTGCGCTGCGACCAGGCCTGGGTGCGCGCCCGGCGGCTGCTGTTCGCCACGGGCGTCCGCGACGTGCTGCCGCGTATTCCCGGCCTGCGCGAGCGCTGGGGCCGCCTCGTGCATCACTGCCCCTACTGCGACGGCTGGCCCAACCGCGAGGCGCGGCTCGCGGTCCTCGGGTCGCATCAGGAGGGCCACCACCTCGCCCTGAGCGTGCGCGCGTGGTCCGACCACGTCACGCTGCTCACCGACGGCCCCGACGAACTCACCGACAAGCAGCGCCGCGACCTCGACCGGGTCGGGATTCCGGTCGTCACCACGTCCATCCGCCGCATGAGCGGCCAGGACACGCTGCGGGTGCATCTCCAGGACGGCCGGACGCTGGAGCACGACGCCCTGTTCCTGAACCCGACCCAGGTGCAGGGCAGCCGCCTGCCCGCGCTGATCGGCTGCGAACTGAACGAGAAGAGCCGCGTGCTGGTCAACGAGAACGGCATGACCAGCGTGCGCGGCGTGTGGGCGGCGGGCGACATGACCGGCGCGCAGCAGTACGTCGTGAACGCCGCCGCGACCGGTATGCTCGCCGCCGTGAGCCTGAACACCACCCTGATCCACGAGAACGTGCGCCGCGCC
- a CDS encoding GNAT family N-acetyltransferase — protein MTGDLQVRNDAAQSRYELTQGGEVLGYAEYEAQGDTLDFTHTQVSEEHQGEGLGERLVRGALDDVRAQGQKVIASCPFVGSFIRKHAEYGDLLA, from the coding sequence ATGACCGGAGACCTTCAGGTGCGCAACGATGCGGCCCAGAGCCGTTACGAACTCACGCAGGGCGGCGAGGTGCTGGGCTACGCCGAGTACGAGGCCCAGGGCGACACGCTGGACTTCACCCACACCCAGGTCAGCGAAGAGCATCAGGGCGAGGGTCTGGGCGAGCGGCTCGTGCGCGGAGCCCTGGACGACGTGCGCGCGCAGGGCCAGAAGGTCATCGCCAGTTGCCCTTTCGTGGGCAGCTTCATCCGCAAGCACGCCGAATATGGGGACCTGCTGGCTTGA
- a CDS encoding SDR family oxidoreductase has translation MTDASPPSRPVTLITGASGGIGAALARRLAPTHDLVLGGRGGAALDALCAELGATPLRLDLTRPETFAAALGSLGRVTHVVHNAGVVELGAVEAQTHEVWTHTLTVNTVAPAELTRLLLPSVRRERGTVVFVNSGAGLTANPGWASYAASKHALKALADALRGEEAGHGVRVSSVYPGRTATEMQRKVRAQEGAAYDPAAFIDPETVAATIAFVLDAPRDAVLTDVTVRPGPGQ, from the coding sequence ATGACCGACGCTTCCCCTCCTTCCAGACCCGTCACGCTGATCACCGGGGCCTCCGGGGGCATCGGCGCGGCGCTGGCGCGGCGGCTCGCCCCCACGCACGACCTCGTGCTGGGCGGGCGCGGCGGCGCGGCCCTGGACGCCCTGTGTGCCGAACTGGGGGCCACGCCGCTGCGGCTGGACCTGACGCGGCCGGAGACCTTCGCGGCGGCGCTGGGGTCGCTCGGGCGCGTGACCCACGTCGTCCACAACGCCGGGGTCGTGGAACTCGGGGCGGTGGAGGCCCAGACCCACGAGGTCTGGACGCACACCCTGACCGTGAACACGGTCGCGCCCGCCGAACTGACGCGCCTGCTGCTGCCCTCGGTGCGCCGGGAGCGCGGCACGGTGGTGTTCGTGAACAGCGGGGCGGGCCTGACGGCCAACCCCGGCTGGGCCAGCTACGCCGCGAGCAAGCATGCCCTGAAGGCCCTGGCCGACGCCCTGCGCGGCGAGGAGGCCGGGCACGGCGTGCGCGTGAGCAGCGTGTACCCCGGCCGCACCGCCACCGAGATGCAGCGCAAGGTGCGCGCCCAGGAGGGGGCCGCCTACGACCCCGCCGCCTTCATCGACCCGGAGACGGTCGCGGCCACCATCGCCTTCGTGCTGGACGCGCCGCGTGACGCCGTCCTGACCGACGTGACCGTGCGTCCGGGACCGGGCCAGTGA
- a CDS encoding YchJ family protein, whose protein sequence is MPPRPHPPFKSCPCGSGRSYAACCRPAHDGTAPAATPETLMRARYSAFALGDEAFVRRTWHPDHCPPDLNLDDGTRYLGLKVHAAQDDEVEFTVRLRAPGQGPGSFRERSRFTRLGGAWVYVDGDLT, encoded by the coding sequence ATGCCTCCCCGGCCGCACCCACCCTTCAAGTCCTGCCCCTGCGGCTCGGGGCGCAGCTACGCGGCGTGCTGCCGCCCCGCCCACGACGGCACGGCTCCGGCGGCGACCCCGGAAACGTTGATGCGGGCGCGCTACTCGGCCTTCGCGCTGGGGGACGAAGCCTTCGTGCGGCGCACCTGGCACCCCGACCACTGCCCCCCCGACCTGAACCTGGACGACGGCACGCGCTACCTGGGCCTGAAGGTCCACGCCGCCCAGGACGACGAGGTCGAGTTCACGGTGCGGCTGCGCGCGCCGGGACAGGGGCCGGGCAGTTTCCGCGAACGCAGCCGTTTTACGCGCCTGGGCGGCGCGTGGGTCTATGTGGACGGCGACCTGACCTGA